One Pecten maximus chromosome 7, xPecMax1.1, whole genome shotgun sequence genomic window carries:
- the LOC117331869 gene encoding laccase-25-like — protein sequence MVTINSKVKMGFNGFILAVLLTLTGASLGYECDKSATVCETTLIIRHRLTMMHPTEQQVYPANGKLYKYDDLTQSTAIPVDEVMTADGWEDNRLVVVANESLPGPPIIVYEGQRLKVHVINKMASDTLTIHWHGIPQKLSPWMDGVPFVTQCPILSGQTFTYDFIAEPKGTYWYHSHVGDQRAKGMNGAFIIRERTSSVSEQIMTVQDWNHNWGADMDHQKLLLGTFVNRIPEPLRNSVDGGLFDPFYVTSVLINGRSRYYNKSGQHNEAPLSVFSVERGTTYRFRVIHVGALYPIRISIDKHPLTLVASDGYDFQPVEAESFIINPGERYDFNINTDQVTGNYWIRAETLEVNAHKSEAVLRYTGADANQYPSTVRKTCTPADRCLVVNCPFTTYPADHHTDCLRFDHLRSAVNNDPAPEPTSMDMFKEHFLNFGLPEEISSVNGREFRVPTVSALTQPLEITSTCDKEDCGEDKTCTCTYSLTTYHNDVVQLVLMNMGAGTGDAHPVHLHGYSFYVLKMGYATYNMTTSKFISQNNDIDCRGSGDMTTSFCNDATWRNSNWLENNVPGLNLINPPRKDTLIIPSGGYAVIRIKADNPGAWMFHCHIQVHGVFGMRMLLNSSYGMHPAPPKSFPVCHEYPSSFREQFEDQRQVTPTTGTVIDDGGYGIKTFWIMFAVMAVIIILLIAYNIYVRRKVQVYKEQLESSSPATISSKENPVFSKT from the exons ATGGTCACAATCAATAGCAAAGTGAAG ATGGGATTCAATGGCTTCATACTTGCTGTCCTATTGACGTTGACTGGAGCTAGCCTTGGATATGAGTGTGATAAGTCAGCCACAGTATGCGAGACGACGCTGATAATCAGACATAGGCTTACCATGATGCATCCCACAGAACAGCAAGTCTACCCAGCAAATGGTAAACTCTACAAATATGACGACCTAACACAAAGTACAGCCATTCCCGTAGACGAGGTTATGACTGCTGACGGATGGGAAGACAACCGACTAGTTGTTGTAGCAAACGAGAGTCTCCCAGGCCCGCCAATTATAGTATATGAGGGACAGAGACTTAAAGTTCATGTCATCAACAAAATGGCGTCTGATACTTTGACCATACACTGGCATGGTATTCCTCAAAAGCTGAGCCCTTGGATGGACGGTGTCCCATTTGTCACTCAGTGCCCTATCCTTTCGGGGCAGACATTTACGTATGACTTTATCGCAGAACCAAAGGGAACGTATTGGTACCATTCGCACGTGGGTGATCAGCGAGCCAAAGGGATGAATGGTGCTTTTATTATAAGAGAGCGTACGTCATCAGTCTCGGAACAAATCATGACAGTACAAGACTGGAACCACAACTGGGGGGCAGACATGGATCACCAAAAGTTGCTGCTAGGCACTTTTGTCAACCGTATTCCTGAACCATTGAGGAATTCGGTAGATGGAGGCCTGTTTGATCCATTCTACGTTACATCCGTTCTTATCAATGGCAGAAGCCGTTATTACAACAAATCAGGCCAACATAATGAGGCTCCTTTATCGGTATTTTCCGTTGAAAGGGGGACGACCTACAGATTCAGAGTTATCCACGTCGGAGCCCTTTATCCCATACGGATATCAATCGACAAACATCCCCTTACTCTAGTCGCATCAGACGGATACGATTTTCAACCGGTGGAAGCGGAATCTTTTATCATAAACCCGGGTGAGAGATATGACTTTAACATAAATACGGACCAAGTAACTGGAAACTACTGGATACGAGCCGAAACTCTGGAAGTGAACGCACATAAGTCTGAAGCTGTGCTCCGCTACACAGGTGCAGATGCGAATCAATATCCTTCAACGGTACGGAAGACCTGTACACCAGCTGATAGGTGTTTGGTGGTAAATTGTCCATTTACGACCTATCCTGCTGATCATCACACAGACTGTCTGAGGTTTGACCATCTTCGATCTGCAGTTAACAACGATCCTGCTCCTGAACCGACATCTATGGATATGTTCAAAGAacattttttgaattttggtCTTCCTGAAGAAATATCGTCAGTAAACGGAAGGGAGTTTAGGGTTCCTACTGTGTCTGCTCTTACGCAACCATTAGAGATAACTTCTACTTGTGACAAAGAAGATTGTGGAGAGGACAAGACATGCACATGTACATACTCACTTACCACCTATCATAACGACGTTGTACAACTTGTGTTGATGAATATGGGGGCAGGAACAGGTGACGCACATCCAGTTCATCTCCATGGTTACTCGTTCTATGTACTGAAAATGGGATATGCCACATACAATATGACAACCTCAAAATTCATATCTCAAAACAATGATATAGATTGTCGCGGAAGTGGAGATATGACAACAAGTTTCTGTAATGATGCTACGTGGAGAAACTCTAACTGGCTTGAAAATAATGTTCCGGGATTGAATTTGATTAATCCTCCGCGAAAGGACACGCTGATTATACCTAGCGGTGGATATGCTGTTATCAGGATCAAGGCAGATAACCCTGGTGCGTGGATGTTTCATTGTCATATCCAAGTTCATGGCGTTTTTGGAATGAGAATGCTCCTCAATAGTTCCTACGGTATGCACCCAGCGCCACCTAAATCATTTCCTGTGTGCCATGAATATCCATCCTCCTTCCGTGAACAATTCGAGGACCAACGTCAGGTGACTCCAACAACAGGAACAGTCATAGATG ACGGTGGATACGGTATCAAGACTTTCTGGATCATGTTTGCAGTTATGGCTGTAATTATCATACTGTTGATTGCATACAATATATACGTAAGAAGAAAAGTACAGGTTTACAAAGAGCAGCTGGAATCTTCTTCACCAGCAACGATAAGCTCAAAGGAGAATCCGGTCTTTTCCAAAACTTAG